ATGGTGTTGTTGTCTTTGATGGAAAACTTGCTAGTTTAAAACATTTCAAAGATGATGTCAAAGAAATCACTAATGGCCGCGAAGGCGGACTCATGATCGACAACTACAACGACCTCAAAGTTGACGATGTCATCGAAGCCTACATCATGGAAGAGATTAAAAAATAAGATACAAAGCCCGTAAAACACCAAGTGAAAATAGCAAATCTGACGTAGAGCCTGTAGGCTCTAGGAAGATTTGTCTTTTTCACACAGTGTTTAGGGCGTGTTCAGTTAGCTAAGTAGTGAGAGCGTTAAAAAAGTCCTGATACCCCAAGGGCATCCGTGTCCGTAGAACGCGCCCAGCTTGTAACAGCTACGGCAACTAGGAGATTTGTGAAGCGTTCGCTGAAGGCGGATGAATCTATCCCTAAAGGGAGCCAAAGCTGTAGTCTGCTAAAGCAGTCACAGTATTGTTTCTTTGTCATAGCGACTTTTAGCTAGAACACAATTCTGTTTCACACAGTTTTTAGGGTGTATTTTAGTTTTAGCTATCGTGCCATTTGCCGTATCTTATTAGGTGGCTTGATTAGATGACTCAGTTGCAGAGTGTTAGCTTGATTTTCAATCAGAAAATCCTTTAAAAAGGAGGAACGAATATGGCAAATCATTTTCGTACAGACCGTGTTGGCATGGAAATAAAACGTGAAGTCAATGAGATTTTACAAAAGAAAGTCCGTGATCCACGTGTCCAAGGCGTAACAATCACAGATGTGCAGATGCTTGGGGATTTATCTGTGGCTAAAGTGTATTACTCTATTATGAGTGATTTGGCTTCAGAAAATCAAAAAGCGCAGACAGGGCTTGAAAAAGCAAAAGGAACCATTAAACGGGAACTTGGCCGCAAGCTCACCTTGTATAAAATCCCAGATCTGGTCTTTGAAAAAGACCAATCCATTGAATATGGGAACAAGATTGACCAAATGTTGCGCGCGTTAGAGAATAAAGATTAAAAGGGGTTGGGACAAAAGTCCCTGACCTCATTATTTTTGTAGATTCAACAGTTTGGCGCAGTAGTTGTCTGGCTTGTAAAACCTTGATAAATCAACATTCTATTAAAGAGGCTAGCGAAGAATAATTCGCTAGCCTTATTTCCAACGTAACCGCCCCATAACGAGGTATATTGAAAAACATTCCAAAGTCTGGACGGACTCTGGAATGTTTTCTATTTACAGTTGTTTTGAATACTTTCCGCCCACGGTAAATAAGCCTCTAGAACGTTCTTATTTGCGAGGCTTTCCTCACTAGGAAGATGTTCTAGAAGATAAGTCATGTATTTCTCAGTGTTGAGATCATGACGCTTAGCTGTTTCTAGTAAGCTCATGATGATGGCTGTCGCCTTAGCGCCGTCAAAGCTCTGAGAAAAAAGCCAGTTCTTACGCCCCATAACCAAGGTCTTCATAGCCCTC
Above is a window of Streptococcus sp. zg-86 DNA encoding:
- the rbfA gene encoding 30S ribosome-binding factor RbfA; this encodes MANHFRTDRVGMEIKREVNEILQKKVRDPRVQGVTITDVQMLGDLSVAKVYYSIMSDLASENQKAQTGLEKAKGTIKRELGRKLTLYKIPDLVFEKDQSIEYGNKIDQMLRALENKD